The stretch of DNA GACCTAGCAACGTGACGGTGACAGGCAACACGCCAATGATGAGCGAAGTCGGGGCGACCCCGATCATCTGCACGGCGCGAGTCAGCAGGATGTAATACAACAGGTTGCCCGCCAGCGCGAGCAAGATCAGGGCGCGCAGATCAGCCCGGGTCAGGCGTTGCAGCAGCGAACGCGCGATCGGCAGGGCGAGCACGAGCGAGACCGCGCCATACATCGTGTAGCGCCCGGCACTGAGCAGCAGCGGCGACACATCAGACAACCAGTGGGGCACGATAAACACGACGCCCCATAACGCGCCAGCTAGCACGCCGTAGATCACACCACGCTGCATTTCATACTCCGCGACAAAAAAACACTCACTGCACTGAACAATCGAGCCCGAACGATAACGAGCCATGGGCCGTCTGTCTTGTTTGATTCTGCAAAAAAGAGGATCGGCCAGGCGCCGCGAAACCTGGAACGCGGGAACGCAGGGCGGGCTTCGGCGGCTTGATACGCGTGCTTGAGGGAAATATCAAAAATTCACGAAGCGGCTGTTCGTGCAGTGAAAACCAGAGGATGTATCGCGTATAATCCGCTTTTGCGCCTATAGGATTTGCCATGCGTCTGATCCAGAAAGCACTCACGTTCGATGACGTGCTCCTTGTTCCCGACTTTTCCGACGTTTTGCCGCGCGATACCAGCCTGAAAACTCAGCTGACCCGCAACATCTCCCTGAATATCCCCCTCGTGTCCGCCGCCATGGACACCGTCACCGAAGCCCGCCTTGCCATTGCCATCGCCCAGTTAGGCGGTATCGGCATCGTTCACAAAAACATGACGCCCACCGCCCAGGCCAGCGAAGTCGCCAAGGTCAAGCGTTTCGAGTCGGGTGTGGTGCGCGATCCCATTACCGTGCCGCCGGATCTGAAGGTGCGCGATGTGATCGCACTGTCGCAGCATCATGGCATTTCGGGCTTTCCCGTGGTGGAAGGCGCGCGTCTGGTGGGCATTGTGACCAACCGCGATTTGCGTTTTGAAACCCGTTTCGATGAGCCGGTCAGCTCCATCATGACGCCCCGCGAGCGGCTCGTGACGGTGCGCGAAGGCACCTCGCTGGCCGAAGCCAAGGCGCTGATGCACAGCCACCGCCTCGAACGTGTGCTGGTCATCAACGATGCTTTCGAGCTGCGTGGCTTGATGACCGTGAAAGACATCACCAAACAGACTGAACACCCGGAAGCCTGCAAGGACGAACACGGCAAGCTGCGCGTGGGCGCGGCGGTGGGCGTGGGCGCCGACAACGAAGAGCGCGTCACGCTGCTGGTGCAAGCGGGTGTTGACGTGATCGTCGTCGATACCGCGCACGGCCACAGCAAGGGCGTGCTGGATCGGGTGCGCTGGGTAAAAAACAGTTTTCCCCATGTCGAAGTGATCGGCGGCAATATCGCCACGGCGGCAGCGGCAAAAGCGTTGCTTGAGCATGGCGCGGATGGCGTCAAGGTCGGCATCGGTCCAGGTTCGATCTGCACGACCCGCATCGTCGCAGGCGTGGGCGTGCCGCAAATCAGCGCGATCGCCAATGTTTCCGATGCCCTGAAAGGCACCGGCGTGCCCGTCGTGGCCGACGGAGGGGTGCGTTACTCGGGCGATGTCAGCAAGGCGCTCGCCGCTGGCGCCAATTCCGTGATGATGGGCAGCCTGCTGGCTGGCACAGAAGAAGGCCCTGGCGATGTGTTCCTGTATCAGGGCCGCCAGTACAAGTCCTATCGTGGCATGGGCTCTGTTGGCGCGATGAAGGACGGCGCGGCGGACCGCTACTTCCAGGACAATTCAGCCAATATCGACAAACTGGTGCCCGAAGGAATCGAAGGCCGGGTGGCTTATAAGGGCTCGGTCAACGCGATCCTGTACCAGTTGATCGGGGGCGTTCGTGCCAGCATGGGTTACTGCGGTTGCCGCACGATTAATGAATTGCACGATAAGGCCTCATTTGTCGAAATCACCTCGGCAGGCATGCGCGAATCTCATGTGCATGATGTGCAGATCACGAAGGAAGCCCCTAACTATCACGTGGACTAAAGCTAATGAAGCCCCTTCTGCGCGCGGTACTGTTGCTTGATGCCCTGTTGTTGCTCATGTTCGGCTTGCTGTTTGTGCTGACGCCATGGCGTGGTTTGTATGACGCACTGCAACTCGTACAGGCCGAACCCGCGCTGGTGGGCCAGGGGTTTGG from Paraburkholderia hayleyella encodes:
- the guaB gene encoding IMP dehydrogenase, encoding MRLIQKALTFDDVLLVPDFSDVLPRDTSLKTQLTRNISLNIPLVSAAMDTVTEARLAIAIAQLGGIGIVHKNMTPTAQASEVAKVKRFESGVVRDPITVPPDLKVRDVIALSQHHGISGFPVVEGARLVGIVTNRDLRFETRFDEPVSSIMTPRERLVTVREGTSLAEAKALMHSHRLERVLVINDAFELRGLMTVKDITKQTEHPEACKDEHGKLRVGAAVGVGADNEERVTLLVQAGVDVIVVDTAHGHSKGVLDRVRWVKNSFPHVEVIGGNIATAAAAKALLEHGADGVKVGIGPGSICTTRIVAGVGVPQISAIANVSDALKGTGVPVVADGGVRYSGDVSKALAAGANSVMMGSLLAGTEEGPGDVFLYQGRQYKSYRGMGSVGAMKDGAADRYFQDNSANIDKLVPEGIEGRVAYKGSVNAILYQLIGGVRASMGYCGCRTINELHDKASFVEITSAGMRESHVHDVQITKEAPNYHVD